A DNA window from Lutra lutra chromosome 8, mLutLut1.2, whole genome shotgun sequence contains the following coding sequences:
- the ATN1 gene encoding atrophin-1 isoform X3 — MKTRQNKDSMSMRSGRKKEAPGPREELRSRGRASPGGVSTSSSDGKAEKSRQTAKKARVEEASTPKVSKQGRSEEISESESEETNAPKKTKTEQELPRPQSPSDLDSLDGRSLNDDGSSDPRDIDQDNRSTSPSIYSPGSVENDSDSSSGLSQGPARPYHPPPLFPPSPSPQDSTPRQPEPGFEPHPSVTPTGYHAPMEPPTSRMFQAPPGAPPPHPQLYPGGTGGVLSGPPMGSKGGGAASSVGAPTGGKQHPPPTTPISISSSGAGGAPPTKPPNTPVGGGNLPSAPPPATFPHVTPNLPPPPALRPLNNASASPPGLGAQPIPGHLPSPHAMGQGMGGLPPGPEKGPTLAPSPHPLPPASSSSAPAPPMRYPYSSSGSSSAAASSSSSSSSSSASQYPASQALPSYPHSFPPPTSLTVSNQPPKYTQPSLPSQAVWSQGPPPPPPYGRLLANSNAHPGPFPPSTGGQSTGHPPAPTHHHHHQQQQQQQQQQQQQQQHHGSSGPPPPGAYPHPLESSSSHHAHPYAMSPSLGSLRPYPTGPAHLPPPHGQVSYSQAGPNGPPASSSSSNSSSSSSSQGSYPCSHPSPSQGPQGAPYPFPPVPPVTTSSATLSTVIATVASSPAGYKTASPPGPPPYGKRAPSPGAYKTATPPGYKPGSPPSFRTGTPPGYRGASPPAGPGTFKPGSPTVGPGPLPPAGPSGLSSLPPPPAAPATGPPLNATQIKQEPAEEYETPESPVPPARSPSPPPKVVDVPSHASQSARFNKHLDRGFNSCARSDLYFVPLEGSKLAKKRADLVEKVRREAEQRAREEKEREREREREKEREREKERELERSVKLAQEGRAPVECPSLGPVPHRPPFEPGSAVATVPPYLGPDTPALRTLSEYARPHVMSPGNRNHPFYVPLGAVDPGLLGYNVPALYSSDPAAREREREARERDLRDRLKPGFEVKPSELEPLHGVPGPGLDPFPRHGGLALQPGPPGLHPFPFHPSLGPLERERLALAAGPALRPDMSYAERLAAERQHAERVAALGNDPLARLQMLNVTPHHHQHSHIHSHLHLHQQDAIHAASASVHPLIDPLASGSHLTRIPYPAGTLPNPLLPHPLHENEVLRHQLFAAPYRDLPASLSAPMSAAHQLQAMHAQSAELQRLALEQQQWLHAHHPLHSVPLPAQEDYYSHLKKESDKPL, encoded by the exons ATGAAGACACGTCAGAATAAAGACTCA atGTCAATGAGGAGTGGACGGAAGAAAGAGGCCCCTGGGCCCCGGGAAGAACTGAGATCGAGGGGCCGGGCCTCCCCTGGAGGGGTCAGCACGTCCAGCAGTGATGGCAAAGCCGAGAAGTCTAGGCAGACAGCCAAG AAGGCCCGCGTTGAGGAAGCCTCCACCCCAAAGGTCAGCAAGCAGGGCCGGAGTGAGGAGATCTCAGAGAGTGAAAGTGAGGAGACCAATGCACCAAAAAAGACCAAAACTGAG CAGGAGCTCCCCCGGCCACAGTCTCCCTCTGATCTGGATAGTTTAGATGGGCGGAGCCTCAATGATGATGGCAGCAGTGACCCTAGGGATATTGACCAAGATAACCGAAGCACGTCTCCCAGCATCTACAGCCCTGGAAGTGTGGAGAATGACTCCGACTCATCTTCTGGCCTGTCCCAGGGCCCAGCCCGCCCCtaccacccacctccactctttcctccctccccttcaccGCAAGACAGCACCCCCCGACAGCCAGAGCCTGGCTTTGagccccatccttctgtgacacCCACTGGATATCATGCTCCCATGGAGCCCCCCACATCTCGAATGTTCCAGGCTCCTCCTGGGGCCCCTCCCCCTCATCCACAGCTCTACCCTGGGGGCACTGGTGGAGTTTTGTCTGGACCCCCAATGGGTTccaaggggggaggggctgcctcTTCAGTGGGGGCTCCTACTGGGGGTAAACAGCACCCCCCACCAACCACCCCCATTTCAATATCAAGCTCTGGGGCTGGTGGTGCTCCCCCAACAAAGCCACCTAACACTCCAGTGGGTGGTGGAAACCTGCCCTCTGCTCCACCACCAGCCACCTTCCCCCATGTGACACCgaacctgcctcccccacctgccctgaGACCCCTTAACAATGCCTCAGCCTCTCCTCCTGGCCTGGGGGCCCAGCCAATACCTGGGCATCTGCCGTCTCCCCATGCCATGGGGCAGGGTATGGGTGGACTTCCTCCTGGCCCAGAGAAGGGCCCCACTCTTGCTCCCTCACCCCATCCTCtgccacctgcttcctcctcttctgccccagCCCCCCCAATGAGGTATCCATATTCATCCTCTGGTAGTAGCTCTGCAGCAGCCTCCTCTTCCAGctcttcatcctcttcctctgcctcccagtACCCAGCTTCCCAGGCACTGCCCAGTTatccccactccttccctcccccaacaaGCCTGACTGTCTCCAATCAGCCACCCAAGTATACTCAGCCTTCCCTTCCATCCCAGGCTGTGTGGAGCCAGGgtcccccaccacctcctccctaTGGCCGTCTCTTAGCCAACAGCAATGCCCACCCAGGTCCCTTCCCTCCTTCAACTGGAGGCCAATCCACAGGCCACCCACCAGCCCCAacacatcaccatcaccaccagcagcagcagcagcagcagcaacagcagcagcagcaacag cagcatcaTGGGAGCTCTGGGCCCCCTCCACCTGGAGCATATCCCCACCCCCTGGAGAGCAGCAGCTCCCACCATGCCCATCCTTATGCCATGTCTCCCTCCCTGGGGTCTCTGAGGCCCTACCCAACAGGGCCAGCACACCTGCCCCCACCTCACGGCCAGGTGTCCTACAGCCAAGCAGGCCCCAACGGCCCCcccgcctcttcctcctcttccaactcctcctcctcttcttcctctcaagGATCCTACCCATGTTcacacccctccccttcccagggccCCCAAGGAGCGCCCTACCCCTTCCCGCCGGTCCCTCCGGTCACCACTTCCTCGGCTACACTTTCCACGGTCATTGCCACAGTGGCTTCCTCGCCAGCAGGCTACAAAACCGCTTCCCCACCTGGGCCCCCGCCCTATGGAAAGAGAGCCCCGTCCCCAGGGGCCTACAAGACGGCCACCCCACCGGGATACAAGCCAGGGTCGCCTCCCTCCTTCCGAACAGGGACCCCACCCGGCTACCGAGGCGCCTCGCCGCCCGCGGGCCCAGGGACCTTCAAGCCAGGCTCGCCTACTGTGGGGCCAGGGCCCCTGCCACCTGCTGGGCCCTCAGGCCTGTCATCCCTGCCGCCACCGCCTGCAGCCCCTGCCACCGGGCCGCCCCTGAATGCCACGCAGATCAAGCAAGAGCCCGCTGAAGAGTATGAGACCCCCGAGAGCCCAGTGCCCCCGGCCCGTAGCCCCTCGCCCCCTCCCAAGGTGGTAGACGTGCCCAGCCATGCCAGCCAGTCAGCCAG GTTCAACAAACACTTGGACCGCGGCTTTAACTCGTGCGCGCGCAGCGACCTGTACTTCGTGCCGCTGGAGGGCTCCAAGCTGGCCAAGAAGCGGGCCGACCTGGTGGAGAAGGTGCGGCGCGAGGCCGAGCAGCGCGCGCGCGAAGAGAAGGAGCGCGAGCGCGAGCGGGAACGCGAGAAGGAGCGGGAACGCGAGAAGGAGCGTGAGCTGGAACGCAGCGTG AAGTTGGCTCAGGAGGGCCGGGCGCCAGTGGAGTGCCCATCTCTTGGCCCTGTGCCCCATCGCCCTCCGTTTGAGCCGGGCAGCGCTGTAGCTACAGTGCCCCCCTACCTGGGTCCTGACACTCCAGCCCTGCGCACGCTCAGTGAATACGCCCGACCCCACGTCATGTCTCCTGGCAATCGCAACCATCCCTTCTACGTGCCCCTAGGGGCAGTGGACCCGGGGCTCCTGGGTTACAATGTCCCGGCCTTGTACAGCAGCGACCCAGCAGCCCGGGAGAGGGAGCGGGAAGCCCGTGAACGAGACCTCCGTGACCGCCTCAAGCCTGGCTTTGAGGTGAAGCCCAGTGAGCTGGAACCCCTACATGGGGTCCCAGGGCCAGGCCTTGATCCGTTCCCCCGACATGGGGGCCTGGCTCTGCAGCCTGGCCCACCCGGCCTGCACCCTTTTCCTTTTCATCCGAGTCTGGGGCCCCTGGAGAGAGAACGTCTAGCGCTGGCAGCTGGGCCAGCCCTGCGGCCTGACATGTCCTATGCGGAGCGTCTGGCAGCTGAGAGGCAGCATGCAGAAAGAGTGGCAGCCCTGGGCAATGACCCGCTGGCCCGGCTGCAGATGCTTAATGTGACCCCCCATCACCACCAGCACTCCCACATCCACTCCCACCTGCATCTCCACCAGCAGGATGCCATCCATGCAG CCTCTGCCTCAGTGCACCCTCTCATTGACCCCCTGGCCTCAGGGTCTCACCTTACCCGGATCCCGTACCCAGCTGggaccctccccaacccccttcttcctcaccctctgcacGAGAACGAAGTTCTTCGTCACCAGCTCTTTG CTGCTCCTTACCGGGACCTgccagcctccctctctgccccaatGTCCGCAGCTCACCAGCTGCAGGCCATGCACGCGCAGTCGGCTGAGCTGCAGCGCCTGGCCCTGGAGCAGCAGCAGTGGCTGCACGCCCACCACCCGCTGCACAGTGTGCCGCTACCTGCCCAGGAAGACTACTACAG TCACCTGAAGAAGGAAAGCGACAAGCCGCTGTAG
- the ATN1 gene encoding atrophin-1 isoform X1 — MKTRQNKDSMSMRSGRKKEAPGPREELRSRGRASPGGVSTSSSDGKAEKSRQTAKKARVEEASTPKVSKQGRSEEISESESEETNAPKKTKTEQELPRPQSPSDLDSLDGRSLNDDGSSDPRDIDQDNRSTSPSIYSPGSVENDSDSSSGLSQGPARPYHPPPLFPPSPSPQDSTPRQPEPGFEPHPSVTPTGYHAPMEPPTSRMFQAPPGAPPPHPQLYPGGTGGVLSGPPMGSKGGGAASSVGAPTGGKQHPPPTTPISISSSGAGGAPPTKPPNTPVGGGNLPSAPPPATFPHVTPNLPPPPALRPLNNASASPPGLGAQPIPGHLPSPHAMGQGMGGLPPGPEKGPTLAPSPHPLPPASSSSAPAPPMRYPYSSSGSSSAAASSSSSSSSSSASQYPASQALPSYPHSFPPPTSLTVSNQPPKYTQPSLPSQAVWSQGPPPPPPYGRLLANSNAHPGPFPPSTGGQSTGHPPAPTHHHHHQQQQQQQQQQQQQQQQQQQQQQQQQQQQQQQQHHGSSGPPPPGAYPHPLESSSSHHAHPYAMSPSLGSLRPYPTGPAHLPPPHGQVSYSQAGPNGPPASSSSSNSSSSSSSQGSYPCSHPSPSQGPQGAPYPFPPVPPVTTSSATLSTVIATVASSPAGYKTASPPGPPPYGKRAPSPGAYKTATPPGYKPGSPPSFRTGTPPGYRGASPPAGPGTFKPGSPTVGPGPLPPAGPSGLSSLPPPPAAPATGPPLNATQIKQEPAEEYETPESPVPPARSPSPPPKVVDVPSHASQSARFNKHLDRGFNSCARSDLYFVPLEGSKLAKKRADLVEKVRREAEQRAREEKEREREREREKEREREKERELERSVKLAQEGRAPVECPSLGPVPHRPPFEPGSAVATVPPYLGPDTPALRTLSEYARPHVMSPGNRNHPFYVPLGAVDPGLLGYNVPALYSSDPAAREREREARERDLRDRLKPGFEVKPSELEPLHGVPGPGLDPFPRHGGLALQPGPPGLHPFPFHPSLGPLERERLALAAGPALRPDMSYAERLAAERQHAERVAALGNDPLARLQMLNVTPHHHQHSHIHSHLHLHQQDAIHAASASVHPLIDPLASGSHLTRIPYPAGTLPNPLLPHPLHENEVLRHQLFAAPYRDLPASLSAPMSAAHQLQAMHAQSAELQRLALEQQQWLHAHHPLHSVPLPAQEDYYSHLKKESDKPL; from the exons ATGAAGACACGTCAGAATAAAGACTCA atGTCAATGAGGAGTGGACGGAAGAAAGAGGCCCCTGGGCCCCGGGAAGAACTGAGATCGAGGGGCCGGGCCTCCCCTGGAGGGGTCAGCACGTCCAGCAGTGATGGCAAAGCCGAGAAGTCTAGGCAGACAGCCAAG AAGGCCCGCGTTGAGGAAGCCTCCACCCCAAAGGTCAGCAAGCAGGGCCGGAGTGAGGAGATCTCAGAGAGTGAAAGTGAGGAGACCAATGCACCAAAAAAGACCAAAACTGAG CAGGAGCTCCCCCGGCCACAGTCTCCCTCTGATCTGGATAGTTTAGATGGGCGGAGCCTCAATGATGATGGCAGCAGTGACCCTAGGGATATTGACCAAGATAACCGAAGCACGTCTCCCAGCATCTACAGCCCTGGAAGTGTGGAGAATGACTCCGACTCATCTTCTGGCCTGTCCCAGGGCCCAGCCCGCCCCtaccacccacctccactctttcctccctccccttcaccGCAAGACAGCACCCCCCGACAGCCAGAGCCTGGCTTTGagccccatccttctgtgacacCCACTGGATATCATGCTCCCATGGAGCCCCCCACATCTCGAATGTTCCAGGCTCCTCCTGGGGCCCCTCCCCCTCATCCACAGCTCTACCCTGGGGGCACTGGTGGAGTTTTGTCTGGACCCCCAATGGGTTccaaggggggaggggctgcctcTTCAGTGGGGGCTCCTACTGGGGGTAAACAGCACCCCCCACCAACCACCCCCATTTCAATATCAAGCTCTGGGGCTGGTGGTGCTCCCCCAACAAAGCCACCTAACACTCCAGTGGGTGGTGGAAACCTGCCCTCTGCTCCACCACCAGCCACCTTCCCCCATGTGACACCgaacctgcctcccccacctgccctgaGACCCCTTAACAATGCCTCAGCCTCTCCTCCTGGCCTGGGGGCCCAGCCAATACCTGGGCATCTGCCGTCTCCCCATGCCATGGGGCAGGGTATGGGTGGACTTCCTCCTGGCCCAGAGAAGGGCCCCACTCTTGCTCCCTCACCCCATCCTCtgccacctgcttcctcctcttctgccccagCCCCCCCAATGAGGTATCCATATTCATCCTCTGGTAGTAGCTCTGCAGCAGCCTCCTCTTCCAGctcttcatcctcttcctctgcctcccagtACCCAGCTTCCCAGGCACTGCCCAGTTatccccactccttccctcccccaacaaGCCTGACTGTCTCCAATCAGCCACCCAAGTATACTCAGCCTTCCCTTCCATCCCAGGCTGTGTGGAGCCAGGgtcccccaccacctcctccctaTGGCCGTCTCTTAGCCAACAGCAATGCCCACCCAGGTCCCTTCCCTCCTTCAACTGGAGGCCAATCCACAGGCCACCCACCAGCCCCAacacatcaccatcaccaccagcagcagcagcagcagcagcaacagcagcagcagcaacagcagcagcaacagcagcagcagcagcagcagcagcagcagcagcagcagcaacagcatcaTGGGAGCTCTGGGCCCCCTCCACCTGGAGCATATCCCCACCCCCTGGAGAGCAGCAGCTCCCACCATGCCCATCCTTATGCCATGTCTCCCTCCCTGGGGTCTCTGAGGCCCTACCCAACAGGGCCAGCACACCTGCCCCCACCTCACGGCCAGGTGTCCTACAGCCAAGCAGGCCCCAACGGCCCCcccgcctcttcctcctcttccaactcctcctcctcttcttcctctcaagGATCCTACCCATGTTcacacccctccccttcccagggccCCCAAGGAGCGCCCTACCCCTTCCCGCCGGTCCCTCCGGTCACCACTTCCTCGGCTACACTTTCCACGGTCATTGCCACAGTGGCTTCCTCGCCAGCAGGCTACAAAACCGCTTCCCCACCTGGGCCCCCGCCCTATGGAAAGAGAGCCCCGTCCCCAGGGGCCTACAAGACGGCCACCCCACCGGGATACAAGCCAGGGTCGCCTCCCTCCTTCCGAACAGGGACCCCACCCGGCTACCGAGGCGCCTCGCCGCCCGCGGGCCCAGGGACCTTCAAGCCAGGCTCGCCTACTGTGGGGCCAGGGCCCCTGCCACCTGCTGGGCCCTCAGGCCTGTCATCCCTGCCGCCACCGCCTGCAGCCCCTGCCACCGGGCCGCCCCTGAATGCCACGCAGATCAAGCAAGAGCCCGCTGAAGAGTATGAGACCCCCGAGAGCCCAGTGCCCCCGGCCCGTAGCCCCTCGCCCCCTCCCAAGGTGGTAGACGTGCCCAGCCATGCCAGCCAGTCAGCCAG GTTCAACAAACACTTGGACCGCGGCTTTAACTCGTGCGCGCGCAGCGACCTGTACTTCGTGCCGCTGGAGGGCTCCAAGCTGGCCAAGAAGCGGGCCGACCTGGTGGAGAAGGTGCGGCGCGAGGCCGAGCAGCGCGCGCGCGAAGAGAAGGAGCGCGAGCGCGAGCGGGAACGCGAGAAGGAGCGGGAACGCGAGAAGGAGCGTGAGCTGGAACGCAGCGTG AAGTTGGCTCAGGAGGGCCGGGCGCCAGTGGAGTGCCCATCTCTTGGCCCTGTGCCCCATCGCCCTCCGTTTGAGCCGGGCAGCGCTGTAGCTACAGTGCCCCCCTACCTGGGTCCTGACACTCCAGCCCTGCGCACGCTCAGTGAATACGCCCGACCCCACGTCATGTCTCCTGGCAATCGCAACCATCCCTTCTACGTGCCCCTAGGGGCAGTGGACCCGGGGCTCCTGGGTTACAATGTCCCGGCCTTGTACAGCAGCGACCCAGCAGCCCGGGAGAGGGAGCGGGAAGCCCGTGAACGAGACCTCCGTGACCGCCTCAAGCCTGGCTTTGAGGTGAAGCCCAGTGAGCTGGAACCCCTACATGGGGTCCCAGGGCCAGGCCTTGATCCGTTCCCCCGACATGGGGGCCTGGCTCTGCAGCCTGGCCCACCCGGCCTGCACCCTTTTCCTTTTCATCCGAGTCTGGGGCCCCTGGAGAGAGAACGTCTAGCGCTGGCAGCTGGGCCAGCCCTGCGGCCTGACATGTCCTATGCGGAGCGTCTGGCAGCTGAGAGGCAGCATGCAGAAAGAGTGGCAGCCCTGGGCAATGACCCGCTGGCCCGGCTGCAGATGCTTAATGTGACCCCCCATCACCACCAGCACTCCCACATCCACTCCCACCTGCATCTCCACCAGCAGGATGCCATCCATGCAG CCTCTGCCTCAGTGCACCCTCTCATTGACCCCCTGGCCTCAGGGTCTCACCTTACCCGGATCCCGTACCCAGCTGggaccctccccaacccccttcttcctcaccctctgcacGAGAACGAAGTTCTTCGTCACCAGCTCTTTG CTGCTCCTTACCGGGACCTgccagcctccctctctgccccaatGTCCGCAGCTCACCAGCTGCAGGCCATGCACGCGCAGTCGGCTGAGCTGCAGCGCCTGGCCCTGGAGCAGCAGCAGTGGCTGCACGCCCACCACCCGCTGCACAGTGTGCCGCTACCTGCCCAGGAAGACTACTACAG TCACCTGAAGAAGGAAAGCGACAAGCCGCTGTAG
- the ATN1 gene encoding atrophin-1 isoform X2, with protein MKTRQNKDSMSMRSGRKKEAPGPREELRSRGRASPGGVSTSSSDGKAEKSRQTAKKARVEEASTPKVSKQGRSEEISESESEETNAPKKTKTEELPRPQSPSDLDSLDGRSLNDDGSSDPRDIDQDNRSTSPSIYSPGSVENDSDSSSGLSQGPARPYHPPPLFPPSPSPQDSTPRQPEPGFEPHPSVTPTGYHAPMEPPTSRMFQAPPGAPPPHPQLYPGGTGGVLSGPPMGSKGGGAASSVGAPTGGKQHPPPTTPISISSSGAGGAPPTKPPNTPVGGGNLPSAPPPATFPHVTPNLPPPPALRPLNNASASPPGLGAQPIPGHLPSPHAMGQGMGGLPPGPEKGPTLAPSPHPLPPASSSSAPAPPMRYPYSSSGSSSAAASSSSSSSSSSASQYPASQALPSYPHSFPPPTSLTVSNQPPKYTQPSLPSQAVWSQGPPPPPPYGRLLANSNAHPGPFPPSTGGQSTGHPPAPTHHHHHQQQQQQQQQQQQQQQQQQQQQQQQQQQQQQQQHHGSSGPPPPGAYPHPLESSSSHHAHPYAMSPSLGSLRPYPTGPAHLPPPHGQVSYSQAGPNGPPASSSSSNSSSSSSSQGSYPCSHPSPSQGPQGAPYPFPPVPPVTTSSATLSTVIATVASSPAGYKTASPPGPPPYGKRAPSPGAYKTATPPGYKPGSPPSFRTGTPPGYRGASPPAGPGTFKPGSPTVGPGPLPPAGPSGLSSLPPPPAAPATGPPLNATQIKQEPAEEYETPESPVPPARSPSPPPKVVDVPSHASQSARFNKHLDRGFNSCARSDLYFVPLEGSKLAKKRADLVEKVRREAEQRAREEKEREREREREKEREREKERELERSVKLAQEGRAPVECPSLGPVPHRPPFEPGSAVATVPPYLGPDTPALRTLSEYARPHVMSPGNRNHPFYVPLGAVDPGLLGYNVPALYSSDPAAREREREARERDLRDRLKPGFEVKPSELEPLHGVPGPGLDPFPRHGGLALQPGPPGLHPFPFHPSLGPLERERLALAAGPALRPDMSYAERLAAERQHAERVAALGNDPLARLQMLNVTPHHHQHSHIHSHLHLHQQDAIHAASASVHPLIDPLASGSHLTRIPYPAGTLPNPLLPHPLHENEVLRHQLFAAPYRDLPASLSAPMSAAHQLQAMHAQSAELQRLALEQQQWLHAHHPLHSVPLPAQEDYYSHLKKESDKPL; from the exons ATGAAGACACGTCAGAATAAAGACTCA atGTCAATGAGGAGTGGACGGAAGAAAGAGGCCCCTGGGCCCCGGGAAGAACTGAGATCGAGGGGCCGGGCCTCCCCTGGAGGGGTCAGCACGTCCAGCAGTGATGGCAAAGCCGAGAAGTCTAGGCAGACAGCCAAG AAGGCCCGCGTTGAGGAAGCCTCCACCCCAAAGGTCAGCAAGCAGGGCCGGAGTGAGGAGATCTCAGAGAGTGAAAGTGAGGAGACCAATGCACCAAAAAAGACCAAAACTGAG GAGCTCCCCCGGCCACAGTCTCCCTCTGATCTGGATAGTTTAGATGGGCGGAGCCTCAATGATGATGGCAGCAGTGACCCTAGGGATATTGACCAAGATAACCGAAGCACGTCTCCCAGCATCTACAGCCCTGGAAGTGTGGAGAATGACTCCGACTCATCTTCTGGCCTGTCCCAGGGCCCAGCCCGCCCCtaccacccacctccactctttcctccctccccttcaccGCAAGACAGCACCCCCCGACAGCCAGAGCCTGGCTTTGagccccatccttctgtgacacCCACTGGATATCATGCTCCCATGGAGCCCCCCACATCTCGAATGTTCCAGGCTCCTCCTGGGGCCCCTCCCCCTCATCCACAGCTCTACCCTGGGGGCACTGGTGGAGTTTTGTCTGGACCCCCAATGGGTTccaaggggggaggggctgcctcTTCAGTGGGGGCTCCTACTGGGGGTAAACAGCACCCCCCACCAACCACCCCCATTTCAATATCAAGCTCTGGGGCTGGTGGTGCTCCCCCAACAAAGCCACCTAACACTCCAGTGGGTGGTGGAAACCTGCCCTCTGCTCCACCACCAGCCACCTTCCCCCATGTGACACCgaacctgcctcccccacctgccctgaGACCCCTTAACAATGCCTCAGCCTCTCCTCCTGGCCTGGGGGCCCAGCCAATACCTGGGCATCTGCCGTCTCCCCATGCCATGGGGCAGGGTATGGGTGGACTTCCTCCTGGCCCAGAGAAGGGCCCCACTCTTGCTCCCTCACCCCATCCTCtgccacctgcttcctcctcttctgccccagCCCCCCCAATGAGGTATCCATATTCATCCTCTGGTAGTAGCTCTGCAGCAGCCTCCTCTTCCAGctcttcatcctcttcctctgcctcccagtACCCAGCTTCCCAGGCACTGCCCAGTTatccccactccttccctcccccaacaaGCCTGACTGTCTCCAATCAGCCACCCAAGTATACTCAGCCTTCCCTTCCATCCCAGGCTGTGTGGAGCCAGGgtcccccaccacctcctccctaTGGCCGTCTCTTAGCCAACAGCAATGCCCACCCAGGTCCCTTCCCTCCTTCAACTGGAGGCCAATCCACAGGCCACCCACCAGCCCCAacacatcaccatcaccaccagcagcagcagcagcagcagcaacagcagcagcagcaacagcagcagcaacagcagcagcagcagcagcagcagcagcagcagcagcagcaacagcatcaTGGGAGCTCTGGGCCCCCTCCACCTGGAGCATATCCCCACCCCCTGGAGAGCAGCAGCTCCCACCATGCCCATCCTTATGCCATGTCTCCCTCCCTGGGGTCTCTGAGGCCCTACCCAACAGGGCCAGCACACCTGCCCCCACCTCACGGCCAGGTGTCCTACAGCCAAGCAGGCCCCAACGGCCCCcccgcctcttcctcctcttccaactcctcctcctcttcttcctctcaagGATCCTACCCATGTTcacacccctccccttcccagggccCCCAAGGAGCGCCCTACCCCTTCCCGCCGGTCCCTCCGGTCACCACTTCCTCGGCTACACTTTCCACGGTCATTGCCACAGTGGCTTCCTCGCCAGCAGGCTACAAAACCGCTTCCCCACCTGGGCCCCCGCCCTATGGAAAGAGAGCCCCGTCCCCAGGGGCCTACAAGACGGCCACCCCACCGGGATACAAGCCAGGGTCGCCTCCCTCCTTCCGAACAGGGACCCCACCCGGCTACCGAGGCGCCTCGCCGCCCGCGGGCCCAGGGACCTTCAAGCCAGGCTCGCCTACTGTGGGGCCAGGGCCCCTGCCACCTGCTGGGCCCTCAGGCCTGTCATCCCTGCCGCCACCGCCTGCAGCCCCTGCCACCGGGCCGCCCCTGAATGCCACGCAGATCAAGCAAGAGCCCGCTGAAGAGTATGAGACCCCCGAGAGCCCAGTGCCCCCGGCCCGTAGCCCCTCGCCCCCTCCCAAGGTGGTAGACGTGCCCAGCCATGCCAGCCAGTCAGCCAG GTTCAACAAACACTTGGACCGCGGCTTTAACTCGTGCGCGCGCAGCGACCTGTACTTCGTGCCGCTGGAGGGCTCCAAGCTGGCCAAGAAGCGGGCCGACCTGGTGGAGAAGGTGCGGCGCGAGGCCGAGCAGCGCGCGCGCGAAGAGAAGGAGCGCGAGCGCGAGCGGGAACGCGAGAAGGAGCGGGAACGCGAGAAGGAGCGTGAGCTGGAACGCAGCGTG AAGTTGGCTCAGGAGGGCCGGGCGCCAGTGGAGTGCCCATCTCTTGGCCCTGTGCCCCATCGCCCTCCGTTTGAGCCGGGCAGCGCTGTAGCTACAGTGCCCCCCTACCTGGGTCCTGACACTCCAGCCCTGCGCACGCTCAGTGAATACGCCCGACCCCACGTCATGTCTCCTGGCAATCGCAACCATCCCTTCTACGTGCCCCTAGGGGCAGTGGACCCGGGGCTCCTGGGTTACAATGTCCCGGCCTTGTACAGCAGCGACCCAGCAGCCCGGGAGAGGGAGCGGGAAGCCCGTGAACGAGACCTCCGTGACCGCCTCAAGCCTGGCTTTGAGGTGAAGCCCAGTGAGCTGGAACCCCTACATGGGGTCCCAGGGCCAGGCCTTGATCCGTTCCCCCGACATGGGGGCCTGGCTCTGCAGCCTGGCCCACCCGGCCTGCACCCTTTTCCTTTTCATCCGAGTCTGGGGCCCCTGGAGAGAGAACGTCTAGCGCTGGCAGCTGGGCCAGCCCTGCGGCCTGACATGTCCTATGCGGAGCGTCTGGCAGCTGAGAGGCAGCATGCAGAAAGAGTGGCAGCCCTGGGCAATGACCCGCTGGCCCGGCTGCAGATGCTTAATGTGACCCCCCATCACCACCAGCACTCCCACATCCACTCCCACCTGCATCTCCACCAGCAGGATGCCATCCATGCAG CCTCTGCCTCAGTGCACCCTCTCATTGACCCCCTGGCCTCAGGGTCTCACCTTACCCGGATCCCGTACCCAGCTGggaccctccccaacccccttcttcctcaccctctgcacGAGAACGAAGTTCTTCGTCACCAGCTCTTTG CTGCTCCTTACCGGGACCTgccagcctccctctctgccccaatGTCCGCAGCTCACCAGCTGCAGGCCATGCACGCGCAGTCGGCTGAGCTGCAGCGCCTGGCCCTGGAGCAGCAGCAGTGGCTGCACGCCCACCACCCGCTGCACAGTGTGCCGCTACCTGCCCAGGAAGACTACTACAG TCACCTGAAGAAGGAAAGCGACAAGCCGCTGTAG